The region AGGCAGCAGTAAGTACCCTGCGCAGGAACAGGAGCGGCTGACAAGCAGTAAAGTATGCTGCTGCCAGATATTCGTGTGACAGAGCTCCTAAGGCACCCGCACACGGCTCAGTTttgactatatatttttttaactcaGGACATTAACaaactaccctacaccattcacttttcataaaaattgatcagaaaaatcagccaCTCCCGATAGACTTATACTGTATAGTTAAGAAATAGGAAATTTGATTAGGTTTATCGCTCAAATGAAAAGTAAAATACAATTTTTACTATATCATGTGAGGTTACCTTCAAATGTAAGCACTCCGATCGATATTTCTGATTGTTTGAAAGTGTTGAGAGATCAGACCAACGTATCATACACTTGGATTTGATTTTCCCACAATTATGTAAACAATGAacaaaaaatctgaaaaaaattaaTATAGATAAAATAGATAATATTGACAGTGTATTCAATCTTCAGAAAAATTGATCATAATTTTCCACCACTGCCaatgcaaaaatataaaaaaaaaaaacagtagatttctcaaacaaaaaatgaaaattcATTTTATTTGATACAATCATTTCAATAAAGAAATGGTCGCATaaggtgcccctaacgcaacgtatggtggtgcgggagaggacgttagagtgagccgcgataggcggctctatccgcataaggtctcccagagtggcgctgattggccggcgggaccacgtgatgcgaagcgagacactccgcatcacgtggtcctgccggccaatcagcggccaccagtgcagtgcacattaagtagccatgtgcgcggctactgtagctgcatctccccgcctcctctccgccccccactgagcatgtgcaaacagtctaacgcggctaaagccgcgtagaacgcacagcatgctgcactctcattacaacgtgcagcgttacatgtaacgcaaagtgggcagtgtgaacagcccacttgtgttacattgctgtgcgttgggggagcgttacaggctgcactaacgtgcacctgtaacgtccctgtgtgaaagcagcctaaaagtattagaggcagaggatcagcaggcctgccaggcaactggtattgtttaaaaggaaataaatatgtcagcctcccatatccctctcacctcaggttccctttaaaactcgCTCTTATAGTTTTTTCAGTTGCAGGTTTTCATCAATATTTCAATGCATTTTAGAAGCAAGGAAAAAATAGTACAGACATTTATCACAACCTGGAGTCCTTCTTTAACTTCTGTATTTTATCTTCATCTACAAGTGACCACCAGGAAATGGCAGGAGACCTGCAAGAGTCCAGTGCTGTCACTTCCCCTCCTGAACATACATAACCCGCCCCCCAGAATTTCCCCGCTGATGAAATCCCAAACCGTGTGCGATAAAGACGCTGTTATGTGTGAGAATAGCTTGTAAACATTACAGAATTTGGAAACCGGTTGTGCCAGTAAGAAGGACAGAACAACAAGCAGAAGGCGCCAAATATTATCAGGAACATGACCTCCCTGGCGACCCTGGTGACCCTTCCTCTGTACATATATACAGCTCTGTCTGGCAGGATGAGGCAGCATTATCTAACACAGGCTGCACTCACCTGGCTCAGCTGTAGATACACAAGATGAAGTCCATCATTCTGTGCCTGATCCTCATCATCACCGCCCTCTGCCACCCAGGACTCTGCGTCCATCTCATACGGGTAAGCTGCTTGTATAGAGAGAGACACATCTGCTGCAGCTGTGTGTCTGCGGATACATGTATGACATGTTCAGCAGATGATTTCAGATAAAATACCAGCATTGTTGGATACATAAAAGTGGTTATGACGTGTGGCGTTTGCGTCATTTTAGCGTCATCTTCATCCAGGCAACTTCAGTAATTAACATCTgagtaaaggtggctatacacaattcaatttttttttctccagtgaaaaaaataagcagttaaaatttgacagaatcgacagattttggactagtgcatttcctcatgggggattctcagggttttctttgttttcaaaagcatttcctgaacagcagttgctaaagcTTCatttacacggtacaattttctatcaaccggtgatctgataagaaattgcatcgagtGTCGGCGTCTAaattgtttctgatcaattttgcaatagatttcgcATTGATAAGTACcccaaatctattgcaaaatctattgcaattCGATTGGAGCcggttggaaatgatctaatagatccgtcgatctgacagaaaattgtaccgtgtagatgaggcttaagtctaactgccaaaatagtgtgcaagtgattagggaggctggctggtatcttactattttggcagttaaactgccatacaggaaatgcttttgaaagcaaATGAAATCCTGAGAAttcccccaagaggagatggactagtccaaaacctgtcgcttctgtcagattttaacttactttttttcctgtagtggtcctttagtaAGATTTTGATCTACTAGATTATTTTATCAAGCCTACAATACAACATAACATTTTCAAAGCAATCAATCTGATTTTTCCAATCGATCGTTTTCTATCGatcaaaaaaaaagattattttcaatcTCTTCTCTATTCGatcattttggtcaaataaatgggaaaatcaaacaaATTGATTGTACCGTGTAAGGGGCTCTTCCACTGTGTAATCGTACCCACACACGGTACAATTAAAATGTTCGATTTCccctttattcaaccaaaacaatcAAATAGAGTGAAAATcgaaaatcttttttttcaatcatgaAAGAACAAACAATTCTTCAGTTTTTTCGATAAAAAtatgattggacatgttgaaaaaatcTGGGTGATTGTTGTAAAATTACATAGTGTATGGTAGGTTGTATACGAAAATACTATTAGGTAAACCAACTTTTTCTTcatattcgatcatttttctctaatttttgtaaaaaatttACGTTCCTGTTTGGTACCttgaaaagaaatttaaaaaatgattCAATCAAATGGAATAATCGATCGAATTTCTCTgatcaaaatttttttttaaaaatttaaaattgtACCAATGTATGGGCAGCGATAGAAAGATCATTGAAATCACtgaaagataatttttttttaacagtgttAAATTCCAAAACAAAAATCAGTACTGACCTATGTTTATAGCAATTTTCTAATtggatgttctttttttttttttttttttattaaaaattgttcACTGCTATAACTTTGATATGTACCGGCCTGATTTCTTCATGACGATTCAGATTACGTGATattatgtctggtacacaccatgcaatatcccatcagatagacgggtcgaatgcattatttccaacaggcccgatctgatttctgattgtttttcttaTCGATTTTTCGATATACAAAATTGATAAGCAAAACAATTGAAAattagatcagacctgttggaaataattgctTCGGCCCGTCTATCGATTAGATGTGTTGCACCGATTTTTTTCAACAGGTCTGAtctaatttccgatcggaaaatcATTGAGAATAACAATCACAAATCAGATCGGTCCTGCTGGAAATAATCCATTCGACCCGTCTGGCTGAtggtaaattgcatggtgtgtaccgggcATTAGACAGTAGTTGGACTTGGAAGCAGATTTATTTCTAGCTACTTTGTCACCAAAACATTTGGCTAATACATTGATCTGCAAActttgctctccagctgttaaggaactacaagtcccacaatgcatttcacgagtctgacagccacagtcatgattcataaaggcaaatgcattgtgggatttgtagttccttaacaactggagcgctaagtttgcagatcactgggctaaTGTATGGCAAGAGAAGTCATTCATTTGTAGTAACGCTCATTAGggttcaaacccactagcagccttttctaagcattaGTGATTTGAACAAAAAGCTCTGGCtactgcaatgctatgggggatttttataaaatcgtaTCGCtcgagtgggatcacacccatcgcACTGCATTAGGAAGAGTTTCCAAATCGCaaagtgctcctagtgggttccaggcgtgagggctcaaacccactacagcgattttctgagcgattcaaaccgctagcaatttccctaaccgaccagctaatgttaatggatgggccaaataccactggagtgattgcgattaccaaaatcacaaacgcaggacatgcagcattttttagtgTTTAGTGATTCgcttttctgcaatgtaaagtatataaacgctggcataatcgctcatcaaaacctacaaaaagcgattttgctagcgtttttacattactgcacaatgtaaaaaaattaaaattaattgaaaggaccaatcataaattaaaaacgctaatcgttaattgctacacaattgctggcaaaaagctgacactttttaaaaacactaccaaaatcgccagcgattgctcatgaaatcgcttacaaaccgctcattaaaaacgctagcgattgtgacTATCGATAGCATTttatagtgggttccaggcctaacaaagGTTCTTGAAATATCCATCATGTCcaataaaatatatacatttagctTGTTTCTGTATGACGGGAGACACATGGAATGCTGGGAGGATGGATTGGGCTTCTCATAGACTGCGATTACGATTTGCGAGAGTCTGCGTCTCTGCTCTGCTCGCCAATACAATGCAAACTGAACACCGACTGAAATTAGGCTAAACAAAATCAGCACAATGTGTATTTCGTTGTCCAGTTTGCAGGGCGCATAAAGTTTACATTGAAGGCTAAAGTTGTTTATAGTATAAGACTTTTGTTGAACGTGTGTATGTGGCTGAAGACCTTCCAGCAGTGATGGTGTCTGGACAGCCTGTGTGGCAAATACATAATCAGCGTATTTTATCTCGTTCTCAGACAGAAGCGTCGGAAGTGCTGGAGTCTACAGAGTATAGTGCTTTCCATGCGAGGGAAAAACAAGATGTACAGGTGGGACCTTTTAACATTTCTTATACAGTTAAAACATAAATTAAGAAAAAGCTTGGCTGAGTTCACAGCGGGACGTTATAGTCGCACATtgtaaacatacagtatataacaattctgccgccactaaacttctgtcacttacttcctcctacggcctgtctcagtggtccactgctccgACTCACTCTGGTTATatacttgacctcatattcactcgtctccGTTCTATCACTGATTTTACTAATACTCCTCTACCGCTCTCTGATGataacttactaaacttctctctccccccctctcttcctttgctgagcagttcagcctcccatctgccGCCCATCAGTGCAATTTAACCTCTTGCTGACCGCTCCACGGCAATTAGCTTGAAGTcatggggtggggttttgcaggagatctctgcatgaatgacggtgctctgctctgccagcagtctcccagtggcgatccccgctaggagactgttagacgacaaaaccgccatctaataacactgtacagctctacggcagtgctgtactggggacagccgtgtgacatggctatacccctgggggagacaggagcgatctgctgtcataggctgccgttgggagggagggttattaaaataataaaaaaggcattatttattgaaaaaattttaaaaatatttaaatatatatatatatatataaaaaaaaacatcctgggagcgatcatagcccaccaacagaaagctctgctggtAGGCAGAAAGGGGGGGCGGAATTACTTGTGTGCTAGGTTGTACGGCCCTGTAGCGAGcccataaagctgcagtggcctaatttgtgaaaaatagcctggtcactagggggtttaggaCCGTGGTTCTTAAGGGGttaaatgcagccaaattgcAGAGGTTGTAACATCACGTGTGTCAAATAGCCAAAAACCTAACtctaatcgcccccccccccttccccacacaaACCCCCTTCCCAACATCTAACcctaactctcccccccccccacacacacacacgtacgcatgcacacacacacccacacacccacgtacacacgcatgcacgcacacacctgcacacgcgcgcacacacacaaacgcaagcacacacacgcacacacgcgcacacacacacacacgcatgcacacacaaacgcaagcacacacacatgaacgcacgcacacgcaagcacacacatacacacacacatacacaagcacacacacgcacacacacatacatgcacacacacacgcatgcacacacacacacacacacacacacacacacacacacacacacacacacatacacacacacctacacacatacacacacacctacacacacacacacacacctacacacacacacacacacacacaacatacacagtacacacacacacctacacacatacacacatacacacacacacacacctacacacacacacacacacacacacacacctacacctacacacacacacacacacacacaacgcgcacacacatacatagtacacacacacacacacaacgcgcacacacatacatagtacacacacacacacacacacacacacacacctacacacatacacacacacacacacctatacacacacacacacacacacacacacaacgcgCACACACaacgcgcacacacatacacagtacacacacacacacacacacacacacacacacacacacacacacacatacacatacacagtacacacacacacctacacacatacacacacacacacacctacacacctacacacacacacacacacacacacacacacacacacacacaacgcgcacacacacacactcacacacacaaaaatgaaaaaaaacaacaaaaaacaatactTACCCGAATTTCCCTTATGGCTCCGGCTTGCCAATATtttcaatgaaagtctatggcggcgaccAATTTGTCCAGAAGCTGCATGCGCCCGATTTGCCTGATACCCCATAAATAGCTCATACAAGAGTATTAATGCATGCTTCCTCTCTAGAAAAGCAATGCAGGGCAGCAAGCATTGGCCATACACAACTGGCTTCCTGTAGAGTGTGAATTagctgtaaaggctcatacacacctaccaataaTCTGTCCAACTACTGTCTGTTGGAAGATTGTTGGGCATCTGTActgctggcaaacaaccagatgaccaactgataacgggttgtttgccagatccaaccggtggatcaatctgcccaactatcatgcaggttggaatgtgtgtacaagtcttttgaacaacttagttgtttttgaatgcaggcatgttgtgcagtttgtcattttgtttgcccatgcagtatttaagtgagttggctgtttagttggttggtgtgtgtgtacgtacttgtcagaTAGACAACTTGTTGTACGGGTAGTCATGTtgcatatctcccaactgtcccttttttgcagGGACAGTCCTCCTTTGgagaccctgtccctctttccctctgtcttcctcatttgtcctccTTTTAGGACTAATGgaatatctatgtaaatatatgtatttttctactaaaaatgtgtttaactgagtctaaactttattcctatcctttaaattgatgtatttcttattcgtaaatgttaatatgaaggaaaatgaaccaggatagaaaggggcagtgtggtttgaattataaaacaacatatttttctcatacaatctttatggtatgcgtgactaagaGTGTGATGGTGGGCTACCTTAGGCCACCTAAGCGTCCTACTtaattcaaaaagttgggaggtatgatgttGCTCGGTTGGTTGTGCgttaaagcggtattaaactctgacataatatttatttatgtatttattgtatttataaagcgccaacatatttcgcagcgctggacattagtttaggttacaatatttaggggtgacaaacagcaaaatgacaatacatgaatacaagaaagaccagatcatgcagcacagtacaaggtaatgcttagtcactggaggggagcatggagattaggcaagttaggttcaatcaaatgcatagcatggtacacagtaatggaggtgcatgatcaggtaggacacaaaaggaggatcctgcccaaaggcttacaatctaaagggagaggtagggacacgagaggtaggagaccagagttcagctgtgggtttagagcacttgtgaggggtgataggccagagtgaaaaggtgagttttgagggctttcttaaagatgttgaaggagggggctgccctaatgggtggaggtagggagttccatagtgttggagcagctcttgagaagtcctggaggcgtgcaagggactgggtgatgcggggggcagttagGCAAAATTCATTCGAAGAGggaagtgagtgtgtgtgtcaataaaaatgtgttttttccaattttttataacacacacaggtatcatttttgcttttgtgcacaagtattattatgcatttagaaattacaagttccctaagttcagtttattttgctctgaaagctgccattgcattttat is a window of Hyperolius riggenbachi isolate aHypRig1 chromosome 6, aHypRig1.pri, whole genome shotgun sequence DNA encoding:
- the LOC137521793 gene encoding hepcidin-1-like, coding for MKSIILCLILIITALCHPGLCVHLIRTEASEVLESTEYSAFHAREKQDVQDSSVAVTRGKRHTALSICVYCCKCCRYKGCGYCCRT